A region of Gadus morhua chromosome 18, gadMor3.0, whole genome shotgun sequence DNA encodes the following proteins:
- the slc16a5a gene encoding monocarboxylate transporter 6 — protein sequence MTQRNGDSGTRDRSLQMDSSGAPEQANGKDQELEGGNINRDPEEGVEKVGGGPQGSAPMPGAVVAPDGGWGWVVLVATILVLALTLAFPSCVGIFYTDLQKEFQATNSQTSWVPSIMTSVLHAGGPFCSALVERFGCRATVMLGGVLSGFGMAASSFTNSITELYITAGIITGLGFCFSFQAAVTILGHYFVRRRTFANAMSSTGTALGLCTLPILGHYLNTELGWRGSFLVLGALLLNCCVCGALMRPLGPRRPRGQPLMPLKQPDGGDGGGGGTRQSKSRWRALCASLGASLRKHMAFDLFLKNLHYRVYSIGITWMMLGFVVPLVYLVPYATDNGMERSEAALLLSILGIINIIVRPPIGLLFNLPWFKGRHIYVFSSALLVNGLSNSICCLGASFPVLVVYVVMYGLSMSVVGSLMFTVLMQTVDMSAFPSALGLLAVMESVTLLIGPPLAGVLVDRTGQYFHMFLVCSFVVASSGLYLMVSFYVLGQRDKKSAPKGQPLAVTDQDVSTQCQYSSVPTDGAKTPSEDHSA from the exons ATGACCCAGCGCAATGGTGACAGTGGGACGAGGGACCGCAGCCTTCAAATGGACTCCAGCGGGGCCCCTGAACAGGCCAATGGCAAGGATCAGGAGCTGGAGGGAGGCAACATCAACCGTGACCCAGAGGAGGGGGTTGAAAAGGTTGGCGGTGGACCCCAGGGTTCTGCCCCAATGCCGGGGGCCGTCGTAGCCCCTGACGGCGGCTGGGGCTGGGTGGTGCTCGTGGCTACCATCTTGGTCTTAGCTCTGACCCTGGCCTTCCCCTCCTGTGTGGGCATCTTCTACACAGACTTGCAGAAGGAGTTCCAGGCCACCAACAGTCAGACATCATGGGTGCCCTCCATCATGACTTCGGTGCTGCATGCGGGAG GCCCTTTTTGCAGTGCATTGGTGGAAAGATTTGGTTGCCGAGCAACGGTCATGCTGGGAGGAGTGCTGAGTGGCTTCGGGATGGCCGCAAGCTCTTTTACCAATTCCATCACTGAGCTATACATTACTGCTGGGATTATAACAG GCCTGGGCTTCTGCTTCAGCTTCCAGGCGGCCGTGACCATCCTGGGCCACTACTTTGTACGCCGGCGCACGTTTGCCAACGCCATGTCGTCCACGGGGACGGCCCTGGGCCTGTGCACCCTGCCCATCCTGGGCCACTACCTCAACACTGAGCTGGGCTGGCGGGGGAGCTTCCTGGTGCTGGGGGCGCTGCTGTTAAACTGCTGCGTGTGCGGAGCGCTGATGAGGCCCCTCGGGCCCCGCAGGCCCCGCGGACAGCCCCTCATGCCCCTGAAACAGCCCgacggcggcgacggcggcgggggggggaccCGGCAGAGCAAGTCGAGGTGGAGGGCCCTGTGCGCCAGCCTGGGCGCCTCCCTGCGCAAACACATGGCCTTCGACCTGTTCCTGAAGAACCTGCACTACCGCGTGTACTCCATCGGCATCACCTGGATGATGCTGGGCTTCGTGGTGCCGCTGGTGTACCTGGTGCCCTACGCCACGGACAACGGCATGGAGCGGAGCGAGgcggcgctgctgctctccatcctgggcatcatcaacatcatcgtGCGGCCGCCCATCGGCCTGCTGTTCAACCTGCCCTGGTTCAAGGGGCGGCACATCTACGTGTTCTCCTCGGCGCTGCTGGTCAACGGCCTGAGCAACAGCATCTGCTGCTTGGGCGCCAGCTTCCCCGTGCTGGTGGTGTACGTGGTGATGTACGGGCTCTCCATGAGTGTGGTGGGGTCCCTGATGTTCACCGTGCTCATGCAGACAGTGGACATGAGCGCCTTCCCGTCGGCCCTGGGCCTGCTCGCCGTCATGGAGAGCGTCACGCTGCTCATCGGACCCCCGCTTGCAG GAGTCCTGGTGGACAGAACAGGGCAGTACTTCCATATGTTTTTGGTCTGCAGTTTTGTTGTTGCCTCATCTGGCCTGTACCTCATGGTGTCGTTTTACGTGCTGGGCCAAAGGGACAAGAAGTCGGCACCTAAGGGGCAGCCGCTGGCTGTGACAGACCAGGACGTATCCACTCAGTGTCAGTACAGCAGTGTGCCAACAGATGGCGCCAAAACCCCATCTGAAGACCACAGTGCATAG